GcagagtatggagccacctcttaatAGAATAGGGGGTCAtgaagaaaatggatgccaaaaggaCCTGTTGTacgacagagcactagaagaatcTATGAATaggtatgtataaattaatgtttagatgtgtgagcgtgtttgtctggtggggtggggtggggtggggtggaccCGCGTGCCCTTCGAGAAGACAGCGAGGGTTCCGGGCGACACCTCTGATCATTGGGCGTGTCTGCAGTGGACGGGGCTGCGAGCGACCTGTTCTTGGTCTCCGCGGGCACGTTTTCTCAGGCGCCTGGGCGATCTGCCCCGGCTGGAGAGCGACCTGCTCCTCGCCTGGAGTCGGCCTCGTTTTCTGCCGCTCGTCCTCGTCCCTCGCGAGGGCGCTTGCCAGGCGGGGCGGCCTCAGTGACCAAGAGACACAGGCTATCGGGGCAGACTCCGTAGAGGTGCCGGCCGCCACGCTGCCCACCAAGCGCCCTCAGCTTCATGGCCTCCAGCAGAAGACCCTTAAACTTCGTCAGACTCTTGGCGTGCTTGACCACTGTATGACCACGGTGGAACACCTTGCCGTCGGCGCCGGCGCTCACCATGTACTGCCGTTTCGTGTACTTCCTAAGCACCGGAATGGACACGACGGGCAGGCCTGCGTCGGCGCAGAACTGAGCCAAAAATGCTTGCCACCTCCGCTCTCGGCCTCTTCTCCACGACTGAGTCCAGCACGTGCATGATGCTCTTGAGGCAGTCCTCGAGGGGCGTGGCCTCGGGGTTGGGCTGCCCCTCCTCCGTGGGCAGGGGGGAGGCACGGGCTTCGGGCTGCCTCTCCTCCGTGGGCAAGGGGGGGCACAGGCTTCTGGCACCTCTTCCTCCGTGGGCAGGGGTGAGGGCAAGCTGCTGGCTGCCTCTCCAGCGTGGGCAGGGGGGGGCACAGGCGGAGAGCTCCTTGGCTAAGTACCGCCGCACATTCTCTAGGGCGAGGCGTTATCTTTGCTGGGGCTCGCCCACAGCTCGATCACTTCGAATAGTTGAGCGGGACGTCGTCTCTGCCGTTGAACAGCTTCCTGAAGATGCAGCTGAGGCCGGGCAAAATCACAGAGGAACGACAAAGGGGATCCGTTGAAATAGCAATTGCAGTACCAAAGGCATTTTATTGGGCTTTTACCCGGACGGGCGCCTATCCCCAACGCGGCAAGAGAGACCGAAGTCGATGATGTGGATGGACTCGAGGTTCCCCTCGGCGTCCAGCTTAAGCGTGACGTTGTTGCACTTCAGGTCACAGTGGATGAAGCCCGCACGGTGAATCTCCTGAAGACGCTCGGTCAGGCGCAGGGCCAGGATGAGGACGTGCTGGAGCGAGAGGCCGCCGGAGTTCGCCGCTCGGGCCAAATGCTCCTTCAACGTGTATTTTCCGCAGAAGGTCATGAGGAAAGCCAGCTCGTCGGGGCAGAAGCCCAAGGGCTCAGGGGCACCGCCGGCCCCCGCTAAGCGCTCCATCAGCAGCACCTCATTTGCGAAGTTGGAGACGCACGTCCAGAGCCGAGGAATCTTCAGGGCGCACGTCCTTCCCTCGTAGTTAACAGAGTACACGCTGCCGAAGGTGCCGTCCCCCAGCTTAGTCACGAGCGGGGCCCAAATAGCAGAGCCCAAACATGCTAGCTAGTCAGTCTCTTCGTTGTAATTCCGTCAAATACCTTGTTGGTGTTGGCACTCATGGGGAATGCAGGAGTGGTAGCAGCGTCCGCAGAGCAAAGCGAGCGCATAAAGAACTCAAGACGAAATCGCCATTTGTgctcgtacgtgtgtgtgtgtgtgcgtgtgtgtgtgtgtgtgtgtgtgtgtgtgtgtgtgtgttgtgtgtgtgtgttattgtgtgtgtgtgttttgtgtgtgtgtgtgtgtgtgtgtgtgtgtgtgcgtgtgttattgtgtgtgtgtgtgtgtatgtgtgtgttattgtgtgtctgtgagtgttattgtgtgtgtgtgtgtgtgttattgtgtgtatgtgtgtgtgtgtgtttgtggtgtgtgtagtgtgtgtatgtgtgtggtgtgtatgtgtgtgtgtgtgtgtgtggtgtgatgtgtgtgtgtgtgtgtgtgtgtgtgtgtgtgtgttattgtgtgtgcgtgtgtgtgtgtgtgtgtgtgtgcgtgtgtgtgtttgtgtgtgtatgtgtatgtgtgtgttgtgtggtgtgtgtgtgtggggtgtgtgtttggggtgtgtgtgtgtgtggtgtgtggtgtttgtgtgtgtgtgtggtgtatgtgtgtgtgtgtgtgtgtgtgtggtgtgtgtgtggggtgtgtgtgtgtgtgtgtgtgtgtgtgtgtgttattgtgtgtgtgtgtctgtgtgtgcgtgttattgtgtgtgtgtgtctgtgtgtgtgtgtggtgtatgtgtgtgtgtgtgtgtgtgatgtatgtgtgtgttgtgtgtgtggtgtgtggtgtgtgggtgtgtatgtgtgtgtgtgtgtgtgtgttattgtgtgtttttgctgggtccgccgtctcgtccgttgaaccagttgtttcctgtgcggaagaaaccaactggttcaacggacaacacggcggacccagcaaagcgtcgtggagcgcaaccagggcacagtgagacacgtaggacactgctggccatccactgcatcctgacctatctccagccgtctcgactatgtctggccactggaccaagataggaagggacgagagagtgaggctgacgatcggcgcaactctccctcacttaaatccaagtcaagcgcaagtcatgacttcattcattcattgatatggagtcaagctcatcctcgaaaccgagggaggaacataataataatattgtgtgtgtgtgtgtgtgtatgtatgtgtgtgtgtgtgtgtgtgtgttattgtgtgtgtgtgtgtgtgtgtgtgtgtgtgtgtgtgtgtgtgtgtgtacatgtgtgtgtgtgtgtgtgtgtgtgtgtgtgtgtgtacatgtgtgtgtgtgtgtgtgtgtgtgcgagcgtgtgagcgtgtgagcgtgtgtgtgtgtgtgtgtgctatattattttttttattattattattattattattattattattattattattacttatgcaaacgtttccttagatctgctaattaaaatcaaacaccgagtcactaccagcgacctcggGTGATTGAAGACATCAACAAgtcaattcttcctcttcttcaagtgccttgtcctttcagggcgttggcgatcatggttttccatcccgttctgtctgttgacaactttagcagttctaagtcacttctgcccatattgagatctttgttcaagctggtgatgaacttctgcctttgtctcccccttgcttctcttcccttctatctttcctgttaacactaagttttccaatcctttacatcacattacgtgtcctaaaaattcacatgtcttttcctgataactttcattaaggttcttttaactcctgctcttcttaaaacttcttcattagtaaccctttcacgaacacaaaaacacttcagatcgataaggctctactgagaacatgcgctgtgctggttaatactattttttggatttcttctaattttggatttcccggtatttgttcaagaaacttatccgtacctttctttataaggtcaAGTGCTCCAAttacaacaggcaaagttttggtttttaaaattatcattattattattattattattattattattattattattattatcttttctcttctttagatctgctaattaaaatcaaacaccgtgtcactaccagcgacctagggtgattgaagtttgaggcaaatggaacactaacagaaatatgttcacaacttctgcagcaggctccttgagtgtatagcaaaagcagtacattgcctcattatactcttcccttgtccatttaagtctttttttcttttgattgatagtacaagatggccgaaccgcagggccagggggtgggaactatcccgtcctagtaacctggcggattttgataaatggaagagttagacttaattctgccctgagggatgcgtcccttgttgatccgtgtgacgggcgacactttatcacccacttcctactctcacttcagaagcaggatacatttcagcctcactgcgaagaagttggacatcccgcgccaatcaccaactggcatttccacgtccccgcgggcacggtgcttgacgcaccactcgacgccccgtggacatcatgcagcctactaagtctttatactggggcggctaagcagtgatcccttcccaggggagtagttgtttaggcaatcattgctggtggCTTCCAACCCATTatatccacgatagactcacccactaccgtaaaatctaggttctatttgcctagaattatgcaaatcagcgcccctgctcacacacgcgcgcgggcgatgcgtgcgcaCTTGGTGCACTCACAtgcggcgatctgtgtgtgcattacgatatataataataataataataataataatagtaatagtaataacaatctactgattactggtttcaccaaaatatgtctgggcgtattacagtgtaactgttttaaaagcggcagagatagttcctccaaatttagttggagactgcgagttgagaaggagcctgggggttttccactcaacttttttttcccctgacaaacctctacaccaatgattaaatacagaaacgataattcataccacatcgcccgtcgcggggggttatcaaggggctttagttagtgggcaaccaggctgacaatgttaaatatgcatctggaagacaaagaagataaagaaaacaggtccaattaagaaacactataaaaaatcggaacgtggaacgtaaggaaaataaaagagatgggtaaattacatactgtctgtaacgaaatggatagatacaacattcaaatactaggaatcagtgagaccaattggaaaagtaatggaagtttcaaaactaaagaaaaaaagagacagttttttttctggaaaagaagaaggaaattatagtcacggagttgctatgattctcacgaaaaaaactgcaaatgcactaattgggtcagcccaataaatgatcgcattttaaaagtcagaatacaagcaaaacctcataatattagtatcatacaagctacgcaccaaccaatattgcaagtgatgaaaaaatggaattttttataactctctccaagatactttagacaccaatccctaacagagatgtaaaaataatcatgggagacctcaacgccaaagtgggaaaaaataatctaaaaaatgacacctgtggaaaattcggccttggagatataaatgaaagaggtaaagatttttattgaattctgtagtacaaataatttagttatacccaaatactttgttccaacaccacccaagacacttgtacacgtggttttcaccagacaaaagaacacgcaaccaaattgactacattgtgctgaaccaaaaatggaagagttgcaaaaaaaaattcgaaaacccAAAAACTGGGGGCCGATttgcaacagtgacccccaaactactaactatcgactttaaaataagactcaaaaagatggagcgtccaacaccacctctaaagctcgactacaaaacttctGTTAACAATTACATGAATTGCAGTGTcataacaaatttgaaatactcaatcaatgtgaagatgataaaacaccaaatgagttgtgggaagaaggaaaaaaaactcttgctgagcactgcttaagaaactatcccaaaaagaaaaagggacaaattcccctggatatctgaaaaaacactaagtgaaattgaaacactAGATAGATgcctaaaaataaaaaggtaacaatAAACCACAAGAAAAagtaattaacaaaaaacaaaataaaaaaattcaaaagattattgcgataagataaggaaaaatatttaaatgaaacattgccagagaattgaaaactgttcttcaataagacaactaagaactctaccaaggagtacaaaaacatcacacgaaaatttaaacctacaatggacactatcaaaactgaagatggactagttttatgagatggaaaaagaagtcaaagatagatggaatcaaaatATTgatccaacttatacaaaaagaataaaaatctaaaaaaaacattaattagactcaatgccCAGCGGGGaaagaaccaccgccactgctggacgaagttataaaagccaaaaaagaagtaaagaataacaagacccccgggaaaatagatgaaataacagcagaactaattaagaatgctggcgaaagtgttgaatacttcttctacaaactctgtacaaaatatggaataaaaagaaaatggccagaagactgggtaaaaaacagtctttactcccatacctaaaaaaggtggacgcactccaatgcaacaataatttggacaattgccttaataagtcaagcagcaaaatttttttgaaattattgccgaaagaatgaagtgaagttaagagaggaaattgcagacgaacaagcaggttttcgccctggaaaaggtaccagaaaccagattctaaatttaaaattgatcatagagaaaaacagagaacatcaaaaagacctatacctgtgtttcatcgattatgtgaaagctttcgatactgttgatcacgatatcctctggaataacatgtacgatatgaagtttccaaaaaacatcatccaattaataaaagccttgtatgggccaacaacaagcagctgtaagaaaccacttatgggttaacagaatggttcgaagtcaaacaaggagtacgacagggtgcATTCTATCTCCGAaacccctttaatatatattctgaaacaattatgagaggtgctctagagaatttttaaggaactgtggatgttggaggatacaaaatatcaaatctgaggtacgccgatgatatagttttgattgccagcagtatcactgaactacaacaattactagataaagttaagaagcaagcgaaaagggtggcttttttcttaatgccaaaaaactaaagatcatgaagattcaaagataaccggcaatgaacaatgatgggAAAATGTTTcaaacaatggaatgattgtggaaaatgtgaaagagttcacttatcttggagctgtttaactaatacatatgatgattcaccggagataaaaagaagaattaccattgcaaaagcgccacagttgctctcaataacatctcgAAAGACCGAAGcaataccttacggacaaagctgagggtttttgaactaatttgttttcccaattgcatcatatggttctgagtgttgggtgttgaagtagatagacaagaaaaagatcaatagttttgaaatgtggtgttacagacgagtactgcgtattagctggacagagaagaagacgaatgatgaagtgctgagaaaaataaattgtaaagaccgacttttggacatcttgaacaagaggaaattaaagtttattggtcatgtaatgagaagtaaaagtattgagaaaaacttgctgacagggatggtgataggaaacagaggaagaggcaaaccaaaaacaagggctggagcgacaatatcaaagatattgcgggctgtcgatggtataagtggaaagaaaagcgtaagatcgagtttagtggcgaaggatggtggagaggtccacggctgctcaagcatgagcataccgttattgattgagtaataacaatgataataatgatgataggaataataacaacagtgttaataatagtagtagtagtagtagcatcgcccgcgcacgtgtgtgagcagggcgctgattattatttttttattattattattattttattattatttttattattatttatattattattatttttattattgttattattatcattattattatcattattattatattgttagtattattgtagttattagtagtagaagtggtagtagtattgttattattattattattattattattattattattattattattattatcattttatacgaaagtttccttagatctgttaatcaaaaatcaaacaccgagtcactaccagtgacctagggtgattgaagtataattattattattattattattattattattattattattattattattattattattattattattattacactgttattattatatattattattatcattattattattattattattattattatcattattatcattgtttctgttactgttatttgttattattattattattagtagtagtagtagtagtagtagtagtatcatcatcactgttatcattatcttcatctttatcatttcattattattatcattattatttttattccatttgttcctactattattgttatcattgttataactattaaaattaatacaattattactgttatcatttccatcatttctaatattactataactgtcAGTTATTATCACTTTGTATGTGTATCTGCAgatttgtataaaaattatatagatatatttgtatatagatgtgtatgtgtgtatgtttatactgaATGAATGTAAGTataatgtaagcatgtatgtatgtatatgtatatatatatatatatatattatatatatatatatatatatatatatatatatatatatatatatatatatatatataatttactcgataccgagacacacacgtacatatttacGCGCGAAAACAAACTCGGGGAGCATTCGCAACCGCCAGAAAAGCAACCCGGCAGCTAAAAGAAGAATTCCCCCCAACCCGCAGCCGCCCTCAACCCCCCGAAATGAACCCCCtccggccccgggcccccccgccccccccaccccccccccgaccccgagGCCGAGCCAACCCTCGGAATTCCGCCCACACTcgaacgccctccccccccccccgccgccgtgCGCATCGCGAGCGTCTTTCTCGCGGCGGTGTCGTCCCCGCGCCATTCCGCTCCCGCGCCTCTCGCTCCTGCGGCGCCGACTCCGGGCTCGAGCTCGCTCAGACGCTGGCTGCTCTTCCACGAGAGGCGGAGGGATGTCCATCAACATAGACAAGGACGCCTTCTTCCGGCGGATGAACAAGGTCTATTCGGCCTGGAAGGTGAGCTGCCTGTCTCGCGCTTCCCTGCTTCTGCCTCTCTGACTCCGTTCGCGTCTCGAGCATCAGGCGCCGCGGCCGAGGTTCCCGCCCTGCAGGCCCGAGGGGGAGGAGTGACTCCGGCGTCGCGtcctgcggcggcggcggcggggctgAGGCCCGGTCGGCCGAAGTGGCGTCGCGGGCCGTCGGGCCGAGCGGCGCCCGACGGGGCTGTCGGCCTCCCCGCCAGCGCCGCCTCGTGGGGCTCACGCCGCAGGGTCTGCCCCGAGGGAATCCTGGGCCCGAGGGACTGCAGGGGGCGACCGGCAGCCGGCCAGCATTGCAGGGAAGGCCGGGCCGAGGCCTGAGGGCGGCCCAGGGAGGACGTCCCTCCTGCGGGGCTGAGGGCAAGGtggttttgtccccccccccgctctccaaacagccccccctccccagctATGCTTTGGCCTGCCTGTTTACCCTCGTCGTCTGTCGTTGCCGTCGCCTCGAGACCACTGGAGCCTTTCGTGCAGTCTCTGGCCAAAGACCTTGAATGTTATGTAGCAACAGGTCTGAGAGTGACGATTTGTGTTTACCCAAAGTTCTTTTTTCAGGTGCTATTTCGCGCGCGTTTCCGCTGTTGTTTTGCATTAGGGAGCAGAATCTGAACGGAGTGTTCACTTTTTCAGTTTGGACTTGTGAGAGGAATAACAATTATGCAATGTTGGTTGAACTGGTGTGAGCTGGACCTCGCGCACGAAGGCAGCTGGGAAAGAGTTTTGTGAAGCTTGTGATGCTCGGAAAAGGATTTGCTGGCGAagctttttcctcctccatctcctgctccccccccccccccagtaaggTTAAGGGAATTTAGATCGTGCAGGAGGTGGACGGGTTGGGTCGTGGCAGGTCGTgtgaaattgggaaaaaggaaatcaTTAATATTggctgggttttcttttttctgcttttttttctccttttctttttcctttttttgtttttttttcctcttttcctctgtcaGATGTGTTAAGGCCTacaaatctattttatttatttttgtgtagagtatcatattttttttatacatgaatTTGCAGTGCTATGAGATCTAGAGGGAATGTTACTATTCTTACCAAATAAGGTTGCATTCAATTTCCAGGAAACATAGCTTGAGTTGATAATTTTTTCTTCAGAAAAGTAATGTGTGTAAGTCACATACAGAGAACTTGAAATCCATTTATCAGTCTTCCACCTAAGCAGAAATTAAGCCAGATTGctgtgaatttattttttatacatgtacatcAAGGAACATGCTTTTAGCATCCACTGTAATGCCAGTGATTTTGTAATTGCAGAAAGCAGAAAACAACAAGGAAGATGGCTTTGGAAAGGCTGATGCCCTGGTGTCAACAGTGGGGGCAGACCAAGAAGTTATTTATTCCAAGTCGACAGCAACTCAGACATGGCTTTTCGGATACGAGCTCACCGACACCATCATGGTCTGTTGTGAAAAGGCCGTTTACTTCCTTGCAAGCAAAAAGAAGGTATGACTTTGTTTTGACTGTAGTAAATCCTTGAATAGTGGCAAAGTTGATGAAGAAAAGATTCATTGGGTAAAATTGAGACCATTCCTATTTGGAGAAACAAAAGTAGCTTTCCTATATTAGTATTTGGGGCAATCTAGATAAGGAGTGGCATGCTTTCGAAACAATTTTGATGTTTTTCTGCAGGAAATCCACTGATTTAAATGATTCAGAGCATTGTTCCCCATGGACCCTATGGTTGTATATGATAAGAGGATGatatacctttttaattttacAGATCCAAATCCTGGAATGTTTAGAAAAGCACAAAGATGAAAACAGCAATGTTCCTCCAGTCAAGCTGCTCATCAGGGATAAGGTATGTCACAAGTCATTTATAGTCCCaagatttttaaacatttccaCGTCTGAAAATGAAGACAAACTCTCgggtgaagaaagagaggacTATTGAGTAATGCCATATACTTTCTTTGTATGAATATTTCTTTGCAAATTCAAATATATGCCTTTGGCTTTGATagtaactcttttttttctttttagagtgATAAAGACAAGGCCAACATATCCAAGTTGGTGGATGCCATTAAAGGAAGCAAGGGAGGCTCAAAGATTGGTGTGTATGCGAAAGATAAATTCTCTTCGGAGCTCATTGATGCTTGGAGAAAAGCAGTGAAGGAAGCTAACTTCGAACAGGTATCTTAAGACATGCTTTCAAGAACTCTGTGGTGATAGTAGTTGTATATTAGTTTCACATCAGGTATTTTTAGCCTTGGTGTGAACTGTTCtgttatgtatgaaatatatcttACTGATCTTGATAGCAAAGCTAACAATGGATTTATACCTCAGGTTGATATGAGTGCGACCATGGCCCTAGTAATGTCTGCAAAGGAGGAGTCTGAGATTGCTATTATCAAGAAGGCTAGCAATGCAAACTGTTGATGTTTTCTCCAAGTACCTCAAGGAACAGATTATGGACATCATTGACAGAGACAAGAAGGTTCAGTGAAAATGCAGCAGTTCTTTGTATGATGAAATTTACTTAAATTTGAATTGAGATTTAACATGTTTGGAATATAGTTTTGGTTGAGATTCTTAGCCAATGGTGACAGTTGATGACAGAATCCATGTTCTTGGAGCATGGATATGCATCTTTGAGAGTGACTAGAAATCAAAAACCTGTTCTGcttgttattttcacttttttgtacaaaaaaaaaaagtgcaaaaagttttcaaattttatattgcTAAAATCCTGCTTGTTTATGTGAAAAAGAAGAATTCAAACCCACGCATTTTATCTCATACATGTAGGTAAAGCATGCAAAACTTGCCGAGGGAGTGGAGCAAGCCATGACTGACAAGAAGTATGTGGGTAGCTATGACACACAGCAGATAGAGCCTTGTTACCCTCCCATTATTCAGTCTGGAGGGAACTATGCCCTGAAATTCAGTGTTTCAAGGTAATATTTAAAGaacttttcatttcatattaagGATAGGCCTAACTTTGTTCACtgaggttaggttggttagattCATTACAGGTGAGTATTGATGCAGAAGTTTGTAGTTTGTCTTCTATTTCATTCTAGAACTGTGACTGGAATGACATTTGGCTTATATTTAtttggaatttttattattattattattatatgcatttcttCAGATCgcattttttacttttcattctgTCATAGAGATAAAGTAGTGCTTGAGATGTTGATACATTTATTTACCTTCAACAGTGACAAAAATCCTATGCACTTCGGTGCCATTGTCTGCTGTATGGGTGTCCGCTACAAGAACTATTGTTCCAATATCTGTCGAACTTTCATGGTCAACCCAGCAGGAAACATGCAGAAGGATTACGAGTTTCTCCTTGAGCTTTTTGACAAGATGATTAATAAATTACAggtttgtctttatttatctgtaaCATCTTTCCGTGAGTTGTTCTATATTTACTCGTAAgtcattattttgttaaaatgTTTAAGGAAAGAATACAAATAACTTTGACCCAGTTGTTGTTAATTACAAAGCATTCTACTTTTTTCCAGGATGGGGTAAAATTATCTGATGTGTACGATGAAGTATACAAGCATGTAAAGAGTAAGCGAGAAGATTTGGTTGATAAGTTAACCAAGGCAGTTGGGTGagtcaaaattttattaataattctgAACATATTTCAGAAAAGGAGATGTAGATTAAGTTGCTGCTATATCAACTTGATATTTGGTGGTGTGCTTTAAGAGACAGCTGTCTTCTACCACCAGTTTGGCATGGGTATCGAGTTCCGTGAATCTTCACTTTTGGTTGGACCAAAGACGACTTCAGCAGCCAAGAAGGGACAGGTGTACAATGTAAATCTCGGTTTCTCAGACCTCACAAACTCAGAGGCCAAAGACAGTGAAGGGAAGAAGTATGCTCTCTTTATTGGTGACACTGTAGTTGTCAATGAGGTAAGTGTAGTCCATTTTCACATCAGCTTATGTTctgaaaaagattttgaaaatgatTGGTTGAGTGATAAATACTGTGCCATATAGTCTGAATGAAAGGTAACAACTAAATCATTGTTGACAGGGCCAACCGGCAACAGTCTGACCGCATCAAGCAAAAAGAAGCTGAAGAACATTGGTGTTTTCCTTAAGGTTTGTATATCAGAAAGGTAGAAAGTCTTTTACTTAAACTTTCCTTTAGATAGttatatgtaaaatgaaaatgttattgCAATATTAGGTTTTGGGTGAAGGGCAAGTTTCTGTGAAATGGTCTTGTCTTCATAtgcttattgtatatatttttaagtgtaATTCTGTGCTGTGAGAAAAATTTAGGTTGCTGCTGGACTGTCTATTAGTTTAGAAACAATTTCTACTCTCCTTCAGTGACAGCCACTAATGGCCTTAGCTGTTGACAAGGCAGACCTTTTGAAAGATCACTCTGTTTTTGATGGCACTCAATTCTCAGACCTGCAGTTATAACTGTG
The window above is part of the Penaeus monodon isolate SGIC_2016 unplaced genomic scaffold, NSTDA_Pmon_1 PmonScaffold_1891, whole genome shotgun sequence genome. Proteins encoded here:
- the LOC119569824 gene encoding casein kinase I-like, encoding MRSLCSADAATTPAFPMSANTNKLGDGTFGSVYSVNYEGRTCALKIPRLWTCVSNFANEVLLMERLAGAGGAPEPLGFCPDELAFLMTFCGKYTLKEHLARAANSGGLSLQHVLILALRLTERLQEIHRAGFIHCDLKCNNVTLKLDAEGNLESIHIIDFGLSCRVGDRRPSG